A single window of Rhodococcus jostii RHA1 DNA harbors:
- a CDS encoding ferrochelatase, with translation MGIMIAANSTDGSGSRFDALLVLSFGGPEQPADVRPFLENVTRGRGVPPERLDAVAEHYLHFGGVSPINALNRDIISRVESELASAGMDLPVYFGNRNWHPMVEDTVARMGADGVRSALVFPTSAWGGYSGCRQYHEDVARARAAAGDGAPHLRKLRQYYDHPLLIGAFADAVREAAAQLPADRRADARLVFTAHSVPVSADLNAGPPAEGGHLYSRQVAEAARLTARAAGFDDFDLVWQSRSGPPQVPWLEPDICDHLDALAARAVGAVIVCPVGFVSDHLEVVWDLDTEARDRAADLGIDFVRAATPGTDRRFAELVVALVTEQLSGTPAERLGSEPLLGSTLDGQSCAVDCCKAVVRPSGRPAHTH, from the coding sequence ATGGGGATCATGATCGCTGCGAATTCGACGGACGGTTCCGGTTCCCGGTTCGATGCCCTTCTCGTGTTGTCGTTCGGGGGTCCGGAGCAGCCCGCCGACGTGCGCCCGTTCCTGGAGAACGTCACCCGGGGCCGGGGGGTGCCGCCCGAACGTCTGGACGCGGTCGCCGAGCACTACCTGCACTTCGGGGGTGTGTCGCCGATCAACGCCCTCAATCGCGACATCATCTCCCGCGTCGAATCCGAATTGGCAAGCGCCGGAATGGATTTGCCCGTCTATTTCGGTAACCGGAACTGGCATCCGATGGTCGAGGACACCGTCGCCCGGATGGGCGCGGACGGGGTGCGATCCGCGCTCGTGTTCCCGACGTCGGCGTGGGGCGGGTACTCGGGCTGCAGGCAGTACCACGAGGACGTCGCCCGGGCACGGGCCGCGGCCGGAGACGGGGCACCGCACCTGCGGAAGCTGCGGCAGTACTACGACCACCCGCTGTTGATCGGTGCGTTCGCCGACGCCGTCCGCGAGGCCGCGGCGCAGCTGCCCGCCGACCGGCGGGCCGACGCACGGCTGGTGTTCACCGCGCATTCCGTGCCGGTGTCCGCGGACCTCAACGCGGGACCGCCCGCGGAGGGCGGTCATCTCTACAGCCGGCAGGTGGCCGAGGCGGCCCGGCTCACCGCCCGCGCCGCCGGCTTCGACGACTTCGACCTGGTGTGGCAGTCCCGGTCCGGGCCACCCCAGGTGCCGTGGCTCGAGCCGGACATCTGCGACCACCTCGACGCCCTCGCCGCCCGCGCGGTGGGCGCGGTGATCGTGTGCCCGGTGGGATTCGTGTCCGATCACCTCGAGGTGGTGTGGGATCTCGACACCGAGGCCCGGGACAGGGCGGCCGACCTCGGCATCGACTTCGTCCGTGCCGCCACCCCCGGAACGGATCGGCGTTTCGCGGAACTCGTCGTCGCACTCGTGACCGAGCAACTGTCCGGCACGCCCGCCGAGCGGCTCGGGTCCGAGCCGCTGCTCGGTTCGACCCTCGACGGTCAGTCCTGCGCGGTCGACTGCTGCAAGGCCGTCGTCAGGCCGTCAGGCCGCCCCGCGCACACGCATTGA
- a CDS encoding DUF3097 domain-containing protein, giving the protein MSGGDRYGDIFSGHPRARKPVTPTVPAERDLVVEDAGTGFCGAVVGFERTYDGDFVRLEDGARRTRLFAMREAAFLIDGKPVTLVRPAAKPAGPATTRSASGSTKVAGLRARTALASRIWVEGVHDAALVERVWGHDLRVEGVVVEHLEGLDNLGERLAEFRPGPGRRVGVLVDHLVTGSKETQLTQGLGPNVLVTGHPFIDVWEAVRPSAVGIEAWPKIPRGEDWKTGVCRELGWGTPRDGWRRVYSAVNTFRDLEAPLIGAVEQLVDFVTVGSGDSG; this is encoded by the coding sequence GTGAGCGGAGGCGACAGATACGGCGACATCTTTTCCGGGCACCCACGCGCGCGCAAGCCCGTGACGCCGACGGTCCCGGCCGAGCGGGACCTGGTGGTCGAGGATGCGGGCACCGGTTTCTGCGGGGCGGTGGTGGGGTTCGAGCGCACCTACGACGGCGATTTCGTCCGCCTCGAGGACGGGGCGCGCCGCACCCGGTTGTTCGCGATGCGGGAGGCGGCGTTCCTGATCGACGGGAAACCGGTCACCCTGGTCCGCCCGGCGGCCAAGCCCGCCGGACCGGCCACCACCCGATCGGCGTCGGGATCGACCAAGGTGGCGGGGCTGCGGGCCCGGACGGCGCTGGCGAGCCGGATCTGGGTGGAGGGCGTGCACGACGCCGCCCTCGTGGAACGGGTGTGGGGGCACGACCTGCGCGTCGAGGGTGTCGTCGTCGAGCACCTCGAGGGTCTCGACAATCTCGGGGAGCGGCTCGCCGAATTCCGGCCCGGCCCCGGACGGCGCGTCGGTGTCCTCGTCGATCACCTCGTCACCGGATCGAAGGAGACGCAGCTGACGCAGGGACTCGGGCCGAACGTGCTCGTGACCGGGCACCCGTTCATCGACGTGTGGGAGGCGGTCCGCCCGTCGGCGGTGGGCATCGAGGCGTGGCCGAAGATCCCGCGCGGTGAGGACTGGAAGACCGGGGTGTGCCGCGAATTGGGGTGGGGGACACCGCGCGACGGCTGGCGCCGGGTCTATTCGGCCGTCAACACGTTCCGGGACCTGGAGGCGCCGCTGATCGGGGCGGTCGAACAGTTGGTCGACTTCGTCACCGTCGGTTCCGGAGATTCTGGTTAG
- a CDS encoding NfeD family protein, protein MAALIWLVAGVLLAAAEALTGDFFLLMLAGGALATAGVTAITDFPVWVDAVIFGVLSLALILGVRPVLLRKFETPPPTPTGIEALTGKQALVLEEVAEHAGQIKLGGDVWTARPLDSTEVYPPGTTVTVMQIDGATAVVWRGP, encoded by the coding sequence GTGGCTGCATTGATTTGGCTGGTAGCGGGGGTGCTGCTCGCCGCCGCGGAAGCGTTGACGGGGGATTTCTTCCTCCTCATGCTGGCGGGCGGTGCGCTGGCCACGGCCGGGGTCACCGCGATCACCGACTTCCCGGTCTGGGTCGACGCGGTGATCTTCGGGGTGCTGTCCCTCGCCCTGATCCTCGGGGTGCGGCCGGTGTTGTTGCGTAAGTTCGAGACCCCGCCGCCGACCCCGACCGGGATCGAGGCGCTGACCGGCAAGCAGGCCCTGGTGCTCGAGGAGGTCGCCGAACACGCGGGGCAGATCAAGCTCGGCGGCGACGTCTGGACGGCCCGCCCGCTCGACAGCACGGAAGTGTATCCACCGGGAACGACCGTGACGGTAATGCAAATTGACGGCGCGACCGCCGTCGTGTGGAGGGGACCGTAG
- a CDS encoding SPFH domain-containing protein, whose translation MAALIVLIVLVLFVALVVAKSVALVPQAEAAVIERLGRYARTVSGQLTFLIPFADRIRAKVDLRERVVSFPPQPVITQDNLTLNIDTVVYFQVTNPQAAVYEISNYIVGVEQLTTTTLRNVVGGMTLEETLTSRDSINGQLRGVLDEATGRWGLRVARVELKSIDPPPSIQESMEKQMKADREKRATILTAEGHRESAIKTAEGDKQSRILAAEGAKQASILTAEGERQSRILRAQGDRAAKYLQAQGQAKAIEKVFAAIKSGKPTPELLAYQYLQTLPQMAQGDANKVWLVPSDFGDALKGFAKTLGAQGQDGVFRYEPSTTEEDLPKPEDDSEEVADWFETKSDPAIAQAVRAAEVEARRPVDGPGPLAKSGGADEHPPLDPGGAPGQLPPPVTPPGH comes from the coding sequence ATGGCAGCGCTCATCGTGTTGATCGTGCTCGTGTTGTTCGTCGCCCTGGTGGTGGCCAAATCGGTGGCGCTGGTGCCGCAGGCCGAGGCCGCGGTGATCGAGCGACTCGGCCGGTACGCGCGGACCGTGTCGGGCCAGTTGACGTTCCTGATCCCCTTCGCGGACCGCATCCGGGCCAAGGTGGATCTGCGGGAACGGGTGGTGTCGTTCCCGCCGCAGCCGGTGATCACCCAGGACAACCTGACACTGAACATCGACACCGTCGTGTACTTCCAGGTCACCAACCCGCAGGCCGCGGTGTACGAGATCAGCAACTACATCGTCGGCGTCGAGCAGTTGACCACCACCACGCTTCGCAACGTCGTCGGGGGCATGACGCTGGAGGAGACGCTCACCTCGCGTGACTCCATCAACGGGCAGTTGCGCGGCGTGCTGGACGAGGCCACCGGCCGGTGGGGCCTGCGCGTCGCCCGGGTCGAACTCAAGAGCATCGATCCGCCGCCGTCCATCCAGGAGTCGATGGAGAAGCAGATGAAGGCGGACCGCGAGAAGCGGGCCACCATCCTCACCGCCGAGGGTCACCGGGAGTCGGCGATCAAGACGGCGGAGGGCGACAAGCAGTCCCGCATCCTCGCCGCGGAGGGCGCGAAGCAGGCGTCGATCCTCACGGCCGAGGGTGAGCGGCAGTCCCGCATCCTGCGGGCGCAGGGTGACCGGGCCGCGAAGTACCTGCAGGCGCAGGGGCAGGCGAAGGCGATCGAAAAGGTGTTCGCCGCAATCAAATCCGGCAAGCCCACCCCCGAGCTCCTCGCCTACCAGTATCTGCAGACGCTGCCGCAGATGGCGCAGGGCGACGCGAACAAGGTGTGGCTGGTGCCCAGCGACTTCGGTGACGCCCTCAAGGGTTTCGCGAAGACCCTCGGCGCGCAGGGGCAGGACGGGGTGTTCCGGTACGAGCCGTCCACCACGGAGGAGGATCTGCCCAAGCCCGAGGACGATTCGGAGGAGGTCGCCGACTGGTTCGAGACCAAGTCCGACCCGGCCATCGCGCAGGCCGTCCGCGCCGCCGAGGTCGAGGCACGTCGTCCAGTCGACGGGCCGGGACCGCTCGCGAAGTCCGGTGGCGCCGACGAGCATCCGCCGCTGGATCCGGGTGGCGCGCCCGGGCAGCTGCCGCCGCCCGTCACGCCGCCGGGTCACTGA
- a CDS encoding thioesterase II family protein, translating into MPGTLRLFCFPHAGGGPSTYRHWHRALSPHVSVWPVAVPGRESRAGEAGFTGVESLVTALESELAEPLTQPHVFFGHSMGALIAYRLACRRRAAGHPLPRALLLSAYSAPHLPSPLPPVDDLGRPGPDRVAARHGRAARRPPGPAGVAGPLPPRTAGRSPPLHRVPRSRRPAASLSDARARSERRSAGRRAGSARLGSAHHRAARGAHHDGRSLLPRAHTRTALRSTPAVAGRYAASESVSDPAA; encoded by the coding sequence GTGCCCGGCACCCTCCGGCTGTTCTGCTTCCCCCACGCCGGCGGCGGACCCTCGACGTACCGGCACTGGCACCGCGCCCTGAGCCCGCACGTGTCGGTATGGCCTGTTGCCGTGCCAGGCCGGGAGAGCCGTGCCGGCGAAGCCGGGTTCACCGGCGTCGAGTCCCTCGTCACCGCACTCGAGTCCGAGCTCGCCGAACCACTCACGCAGCCGCACGTCTTCTTCGGGCACAGCATGGGGGCGCTCATCGCGTACCGGCTCGCGTGCCGCCGGCGCGCGGCCGGGCACCCGCTCCCGCGGGCGCTGCTACTGTCCGCGTACTCGGCGCCGCACCTGCCCTCGCCGCTGCCGCCGGTCGACGACCTGGGACGACCCGGCCCTGATCGAGTTGCTGCGCGCCACGGGCGGGCTGCCCGCCGACCTCCCGGCCCGGCCGGCGTGGCGGGACCGCTGCCTCCCCGCACTGCGGGACGATCTCCGCCTCTGCACCGGGTACCGCGATCCCGCAGACCCGCCGCTTCCCTGTCCGATGCACGTGCTCGAAGCGAACGCCGATCCGCTGGTCGGCGAGCGGGATCTGCACGCCTGGGATCGGCACACCACCGAGCTGCGCGAGGTGCGCATCATGACGGGCGATCACTTCTACCTCGAGCACACACCCGAACAGCTCTTCGGAGTACTCCGGCCGTTGCTGGCCGCTACGCCGCGTCGGAGTCGGTCAGTGACCCGGCGGCGTGA
- a CDS encoding aminotransferase class I/II-fold pyridoxal phosphate-dependent enzyme: MRSPGSVRREGHRPSHAALHSPTTDIPDLPAMIAVKKKHRALMMIDEAHSIGVLGATGGGIGEHFDVDRDDVELWSGTMSKALAGCGGYVAGSAELIRFLKYTTPGFVYRVGITPMNAAASLAAIRQMRAEPEALDRLRRNSRLFLQLATDAGIDTGDSEDTPVIPCIVGDSLRTLALSNALLRRGINVNPILYPAVPEDLARLRFFVTSCHTEDQIRSTVAALADELATLVAAA, translated from the coding sequence ATTCGGTCACCCGGATCTGTGCGCCGAGAAGGCCACCGGCCCTCCCATGCCGCCTTGCACAGCCCAACCACCGACATCCCCGACCTGCCCGCGATGATCGCGGTGAAGAAGAAGCATCGGGCGCTGATGATGATCGACGAGGCGCACAGTATCGGGGTGCTCGGCGCCACCGGCGGGGGCATCGGCGAGCACTTCGACGTCGACCGCGACGACGTGGAGCTGTGGTCCGGCACGATGTCGAAGGCCCTGGCCGGCTGCGGCGGCTACGTGGCGGGCAGCGCCGAGCTCATCCGCTTCCTGAAGTACACGACGCCCGGCTTCGTCTACAGAGTCGGGATCACGCCGATGAATGCCGCGGCGTCCCTGGCCGCGATCCGGCAGATGCGCGCCGAACCGGAGGCCCTGGACCGGTTGCGCCGCAACTCCCGGCTCTTCCTGCAGCTCGCCACGGACGCCGGAATCGACACCGGGGACTCGGAGGACACCCCGGTCATCCCGTGCATCGTCGGGGATTCACTCCGCACCCTCGCCCTGTCCAACGCCCTGCTCCGGCGCGGCATCAACGTGAACCCCATCCTCTACCCGGCCGTGCCGGAAGACCTCGCGCGGCTGCGCTTCTTCGTCACCTCGTGCCACACCGAGGACCAGATCCGGTCCACGGTGGCAGCTCTCGCCGACGAACTCGCCACGCTCGTCGCGGCCGCGTAG
- a CDS encoding zinc ribbon domain-containing protein, translating to MTGPGSTVPRQFAFTTRAHVAVDAVTGEPIGLDDVDIRVGWLLDLIAAAGAELVSRLWKPATFDVLAAGRDRQDRRLPAQGHVAAARLGWNPTYPDGVYVPSRVTRVVTAQVMATLRTLTHRDTAITALSHRFDPATGAVAWPTEPGDHVSAGFLRGVRRQLAARARGGGAPAGRLRISDVQGLPQTSAMAWLSAADRQLAQIAVTDRDLVLTVKLPTSPAPSGRAQWRRVRLTAAIPAHLHGRAVIDWHLPTLVLDRRGLLWRCAATEPVPADDLDSATVAVGVDWSPSTLGAAALTADNPDGLVSDYRGFTYDDRGLGIKLARLQAEGQLLHAKAARLTQLAATAPPEVRAQLEEKIAVLDAHRKAVGIKRGKINRELAFHFARQVTDYAATAQAQLIAVEDLTTLETRGHGRVNNNRAAQSARRQAVAALAHTAAGAGITVVSVPARGSSAQCPGCDEPLARPGGYHTAWCPRCRVGGNRDHVAGVNLAKRALLGKGKVTRRRGQLPAVRVAKHAPVRPSRDKHGPTPSRPRHRRVRRSLPTAPRRLGVNPKQYVPASQASVWDTVEPAPPHGDAGSRDTRPSLTPATPVAKDMRST from the coding sequence ATGACCGGGCCGGGATCGACCGTGCCGCGGCAGTTCGCGTTCACCACCCGCGCCCATGTGGCGGTCGACGCCGTGACCGGTGAGCCGATCGGCCTCGACGACGTCGACATCCGGGTGGGGTGGCTGCTGGACCTGATCGCGGCGGCGGGTGCCGAGTTGGTATCGCGGCTGTGGAAGCCGGCAACGTTCGATGTGCTCGCCGCCGGTCGGGACCGCCAGGACCGCAGACTGCCCGCACAGGGTCATGTCGCCGCGGCCCGCCTCGGCTGGAACCCGACCTACCCGGACGGGGTCTATGTGCCGTCACGGGTCACGCGGGTGGTTACCGCTCAGGTGATGGCCACCCTGCGGACACTGACGCACCGGGACACCGCGATCACGGCGCTCTCTCACCGATTCGACCCGGCCACCGGAGCTGTGGCGTGGCCGACCGAGCCGGGCGACCATGTGTCGGCGGGCTTCCTCCGCGGCGTGCGACGTCAGCTCGCCGCCCGCGCCCGCGGCGGTGGGGCACCGGCCGGCCGGTTGCGGATTAGCGACGTCCAGGGACTGCCGCAGACGAGCGCGATGGCCTGGCTGTCGGCCGCCGATCGACAGCTCGCACAGATCGCCGTCACAGACCGTGACCTGGTGTTGACGGTAAAGCTGCCCACCAGCCCGGCCCCGTCGGGGCGGGCGCAGTGGCGGCGGGTGCGGCTGACCGCCGCCATCCCCGCGCACCTGCACGGCAGAGCTGTCATCGACTGGCATCTGCCGACCCTGGTCCTCGACCGCCGGGGCCTGCTGTGGCGGTGCGCGGCGACCGAACCCGTCCCTGCCGACGACCTGGACTCGGCCACCGTCGCGGTCGGGGTCGACTGGTCCCCGTCCACTCTCGGTGCCGCCGCCCTGACCGCCGACAACCCGGACGGGCTGGTGTCGGACTACCGGGGCTTCACCTACGACGACCGCGGCCTCGGGATCAAACTGGCCCGCCTACAGGCCGAGGGGCAGCTGCTGCACGCCAAGGCGGCCCGGTTGACGCAACTGGCCGCCACCGCCCCGCCCGAGGTCCGCGCCCAGCTGGAGGAGAAGATCGCCGTCCTCGACGCCCACCGCAAAGCGGTGGGTATCAAGCGGGGGAAAATCAACCGGGAACTCGCGTTCCACTTCGCCCGCCAGGTCACCGACTACGCCGCCACCGCCCAGGCGCAGCTGATCGCGGTCGAGGATCTCACCACCCTCGAGACCCGCGGGCACGGCCGGGTCAACAACAACCGGGCCGCGCAGTCCGCCCGCCGACAAGCCGTCGCCGCCCTCGCCCACACCGCCGCCGGTGCCGGCATCACGGTGGTCTCGGTGCCCGCCCGGGGATCGTCCGCACAGTGTCCGGGCTGCGACGAACCACTTGCACGCCCCGGCGGCTACCACACCGCGTGGTGCCCTCGCTGCCGGGTCGGCGGCAACCGCGACCACGTCGCCGGGGTGAACCTGGCCAAACGCGCACTGCTCGGAAAAGGCAAGGTCACCCGTCGGCGTGGGCAGTTACCCGCGGTCCGGGTGGCCAAGCACGCGCCGGTGCGGCCATCGCGAGACAAACACGGTCCCACCCCGAGTCGGCCACGGCATCGCCGGGTCCGCCGCAGCCTGCCCACCGCACCACGGCGGTTGGGGGTGAATCCGAAACAGTATGTTCCTGCATCACAAGCGTCGGTGTGGGACACGGTCGAACCCGCACCGCCGCACGGTGATGCGGGTAGCCGTGACACACGTCCATCTCTAACGCCCGCCACACCAGTGGCAAAGGACATGAGATCTACGTAG
- a CDS encoding acyl carrier protein translates to MRAEVARVSGFPAAALKAIHTLVGDLGFNSIMITDLFGGVSRAFPGLVVEPQWFSPSRTLGDVIAHVTSHHAPVSPRPEPSVS, encoded by the coding sequence GTGCGCGCGGAAGTCGCCCGGGTCAGCGGATTCCCGGCAGCGGCGCTGAAGGCGATACATACGCTCGTCGGCGACCTCGGATTCAACTCGATCATGATCACCGACCTGTTCGGCGGGGTGAGCCGCGCATTCCCCGGTCTCGTCGTCGAACCGCAGTGGTTCTCCCCTAGCCGCACCCTCGGCGATGTCATCGCGCACGTGACCTCGCACCACGCACCCGTGTCCCCACGGCCGGAACCGTCGGTTTCGTAG
- a CDS encoding TVP38/TMEM64 family protein codes for MKRRLGDRRVIGVAVLAVALVVVALLAPHPSVLQVREWARSVGPAFPLVFVAVHAVMTVFPFPRTVFTLSAGLLFGAWLGIAIAVLASTVSAVLALYLVRAVGRDVVWQRISNPTIRRVDERIARRGWLAVGSLRLIAFVPFSVVNYCAGVSSIRLVPYVLATVVGVLPGTVGIVVLGDALTGETKPGLLVLSAVCIVAGIAGLVVDSRRPLDGSGDAMPDVAVDRPAEDESIAQP; via the coding sequence GTGAAGAGACGCCTCGGGGACCGCAGGGTGATCGGCGTCGCAGTACTGGCAGTCGCGCTGGTCGTCGTGGCGCTGCTGGCCCCGCACCCGTCCGTGCTGCAGGTGCGGGAATGGGCGCGATCCGTCGGGCCGGCCTTTCCGCTCGTCTTCGTCGCCGTGCACGCGGTGATGACGGTGTTCCCGTTCCCCCGCACGGTGTTCACGCTGAGTGCCGGTCTGCTGTTCGGTGCGTGGCTGGGCATCGCGATCGCGGTGCTGGCGTCGACGGTCAGTGCCGTACTCGCCCTCTACCTGGTGCGCGCCGTCGGCCGGGACGTGGTGTGGCAGCGCATCTCCAACCCGACGATCCGCCGGGTGGACGAGCGGATCGCCCGGCGCGGCTGGCTCGCCGTCGGTTCGCTGCGCCTGATCGCGTTCGTCCCGTTCTCCGTGGTGAACTACTGCGCCGGGGTGTCCTCGATCCGGTTGGTCCCGTACGTGCTGGCCACGGTGGTCGGTGTGCTGCCGGGAACCGTCGGCATCGTCGTTCTCGGCGACGCCCTCACCGGGGAGACGAAGCCGGGACTTCTCGTGCTGTCCGCGGTGTGCATCGTCGCCGGAATCGCCGGGCTGGTGGTGGACTCCCGGCGGCCGCTGGACGGTTCCGGCGACGCGATGCCGGACGTGGCCGTGGACCGCCCCGCCGAGGACGAGTCAATAGCGCAGCCTTGA
- a CDS encoding PaaI family thioesterase produces the protein MRIAHEPVVTDRTATQRLFGLGAPTRDVDDRGEPLNRMSMDIGALASNTARTPYGGVLAVLLDDLLGFTVWDRRGARDGLVTAELSVDVLTPRRWQGPTLRAESRLLALTADGGTSTARVHDSAGTLIATGTLWGNFVDLPAPAAAGSALPDFPEPGAAPLDWIGGRIEDGPGTRVVVPANPLVANKLGFMHGGVQACAVDLAARAALSRGGADMDTASARINYFRPVPLDRDTTFTADVVRAGRSVAVARVAGTSGGQVCVEATVTGRRRPS, from the coding sequence ATGCGCATTGCGCACGAACCGGTGGTCACCGATCGCACCGCCACGCAGCGGTTGTTCGGCCTCGGCGCGCCGACCCGGGACGTCGACGACCGCGGCGAACCACTCAATCGTATGAGCATGGACATCGGTGCGCTCGCCTCGAATACCGCCCGCACCCCCTACGGCGGCGTCCTCGCCGTGCTGCTCGACGATCTCCTCGGATTCACCGTGTGGGACCGGCGCGGAGCACGCGACGGCCTGGTCACGGCCGAATTGTCGGTGGACGTCCTCACACCCCGGCGGTGGCAGGGCCCGACGCTGCGGGCGGAGAGCCGGCTCCTCGCACTCACCGCCGACGGCGGCACGTCGACCGCCCGCGTCCACGACTCGGCGGGCACCCTCATCGCCACCGGCACCCTGTGGGGCAACTTCGTGGACCTGCCGGCGCCGGCGGCGGCCGGGTCGGCCCTGCCCGACTTCCCGGAACCGGGGGCCGCGCCGCTCGACTGGATCGGCGGGCGGATCGAGGACGGACCCGGCACCCGGGTCGTGGTGCCGGCCAACCCGCTGGTCGCGAACAAGCTCGGGTTCATGCACGGCGGCGTCCAGGCATGCGCGGTGGACCTCGCGGCGCGCGCGGCCCTGAGCCGGGGCGGCGCGGACATGGACACGGCCTCCGCGCGGATCAACTACTTCCGCCCGGTTCCCCTCGACCGCGACACGACGTTCACCGCGGACGTGGTCAGGGCGGGCCGCTCGGTGGCGGTGGCCCGGGTGGCCGGGACGTCCGGCGGGCAGGTCTGCGTCGAGGCGACCGTGACGGGGCGCCGCCGCCCGTCCTGA
- the mutA gene encoding methylmalonyl-CoA mutase small subunit: MSLASEAEEAARAYADWQHSVAGVLAKSRRIDAAELGPEPQKLLETVTYDGVTVAPLYSPRDERPEQPLPGTFPYVRGADATRDVNAGWLVSARFGEGAEAADVNRAVLDSLENGVSALWLAVGGADLPVRSLETALDGVLLDLAPLTLDAGTDAPLAARALFALLDARAAAGDGVTDRTAVRVGLGTAPLTSAFSGTADVALGDAVALAAEAASRAESVRAITVDGTAFHNAGASDAEELGAAIAAGLEYLRALTESGLTIGQALGQLGFRFSATDDQFQTIAKFRAARLVWARIAQVCGASDFGGAPQHAVTSAAMMAQRDPWVNMLRTTLAAFGAGVGGADAVTVLPFDAALPAGALGVSKTFAARIARNTQLLLLEESHLGRVLDPASGSWYVEDLTQQVAAKAWEFFQQIEAAGGYLAALDAGLISERIAATRAQRDSDIAHRKTTVTGVNEFPNLAEAPLPAGAAETGSVARYAAAFEALRDRSDAYLAAHGARPAVFLAPLGPVAEHNVRTTFAANLLASGGIEARNPGPLAVGDGSIAAAAKDSGAGIAVICGTDKRYAAEATAAVEELRAAGVGTVLLAGPEKVVADADGSARPDGFVTARIDAVSVLSGLLDTIESSSDSSGDTGSKK, from the coding sequence GTGTCATTAGCTTCAGAAGCCGAGGAAGCTGCGCGGGCGTACGCCGACTGGCAGCACTCCGTGGCCGGAGTCCTCGCGAAGTCGCGTCGGATCGACGCCGCGGAACTCGGTCCGGAACCCCAGAAGCTCCTCGAGACCGTCACCTACGACGGTGTCACCGTCGCGCCGCTGTACAGCCCGCGCGACGAGCGTCCGGAGCAGCCCCTGCCCGGCACCTTCCCCTACGTGCGCGGCGCGGACGCCACCCGGGACGTGAACGCGGGCTGGCTGGTCAGCGCCCGCTTCGGCGAGGGCGCGGAGGCGGCGGACGTCAACCGCGCCGTCCTCGACTCCCTGGAGAACGGTGTCAGCGCGCTGTGGCTCGCCGTCGGCGGCGCCGACCTTCCGGTCCGGTCGCTGGAGACGGCGCTCGACGGGGTCCTCCTCGACCTGGCACCGCTCACCCTCGACGCCGGAACGGACGCACCGCTCGCGGCGCGGGCACTGTTCGCGCTGCTCGACGCGCGTGCCGCCGCGGGTGACGGGGTCACCGACCGCACCGCGGTCCGCGTCGGCCTCGGGACCGCCCCGCTCACGAGCGCGTTCTCCGGTACCGCCGACGTGGCACTCGGCGACGCGGTGGCCCTCGCGGCCGAGGCCGCGTCGCGCGCGGAGAGTGTGCGGGCAATCACCGTGGACGGCACCGCATTTCACAACGCCGGCGCGTCCGACGCCGAGGAACTCGGCGCGGCGATCGCGGCGGGCCTCGAATACCTGCGGGCGCTCACCGAGAGCGGCCTGACCATCGGGCAGGCGCTCGGGCAGCTCGGCTTCCGGTTCTCGGCCACCGACGACCAGTTCCAGACCATCGCCAAGTTCCGGGCGGCGCGGCTGGTGTGGGCGCGGATCGCCCAGGTGTGCGGCGCGTCCGACTTCGGCGGCGCCCCCCAGCACGCGGTCACCTCGGCCGCGATGATGGCGCAACGCGATCCGTGGGTGAACATGCTCCGCACGACGCTCGCCGCGTTCGGAGCCGGTGTCGGCGGCGCGGACGCCGTCACGGTGCTGCCGTTCGACGCCGCACTGCCCGCCGGGGCGCTGGGAGTGTCGAAGACCTTCGCCGCCCGCATCGCCCGCAACACCCAGCTGCTGCTGCTCGAGGAGTCGCATCTCGGCCGGGTGCTCGATCCGGCCTCCGGATCGTGGTACGTCGAGGACCTCACCCAGCAGGTGGCGGCCAAGGCGTGGGAGTTCTTCCAGCAGATCGAGGCGGCCGGCGGCTACCTCGCCGCGCTCGACGCCGGCCTGATCTCCGAACGCATCGCCGCTACCCGCGCCCAACGTGATTCGGACATCGCGCACCGCAAGACCACCGTCACCGGCGTCAACGAGTTCCCGAACCTCGCGGAGGCACCGCTGCCCGCGGGCGCCGCCGAGACCGGCAGCGTCGCCCGGTACGCCGCCGCGTTCGAGGCGCTGCGGGACCGCTCCGACGCCTACCTGGCGGCGCACGGTGCGCGACCCGCCGTGTTCCTGGCCCCGCTCGGCCCCGTCGCCGAGCACAACGTGCGGACCACGTTCGCCGCGAACCTGCTGGCGTCGGGCGGCATCGAGGCCCGCAACCCCGGCCCGCTCGCAGTCGGAGACGGCAGCATCGCCGCCGCCGCGAAGGACTCCGGCGCCGGTATCGCGGTGATCTGCGGTACCGACAAGCGGTACGCCGCCGAGGCCACCGCCGCGGTGGAGGAACTGCGCGCGGCCGGTGTCGGCACCGTGCTGCTCGCCGGCCCGGAGAAGGTCGTCGCCGACGCCGACGGCTCCGCCCGGCCCGACGGATTCGTCACCGCCCGTATCGACGCAGTCTCGGTCCTGTCCGGCCTGCTCGACACCATCGAGAGCTCGAGCGACTCCTCGGGCGACACAGGGAGCAAGAAGTGA